AAAATCACTAACCTCCAGAAGTTAATACCTCACTTTTTTCTGTTTGCAGCATTGACATTGGCCGAAATGAGAATTTTTTGAAGAATGGCCAGAACCCTGTTCTTACTGTGATGTCTGCAGGTCATGCTATGCATGTTTTCATCAATGGACAGAAGGCTGGTTAGTAGCTTTGGCTTATGgataattatatttgaaaatatgcCTAATATTCGACGTGGCTCCAATAATTCACTTAAATTCCATGTTTGGCAGGAACTGTCTATGGTGGTTTAGACAGCCCGAAACTGACTTATACAGGAAATGTGAAATTATGGGCAGGAAGCAACAAAATCTCAATTTTAAGTGTAGCTGTTGGTCTACCTGTGAGTACATTTGTTTGGAAAATTTTCATGGAGTACCAGAATTTCAGATTTTCCACAAAGTTTAATTTTCAAACATATAACATAAAAAGAATATGATAACTAACCATTTCTCAAGTTCTATAGCAATATACATGATATTTTGTGGGGACATGAATGAAACCTTTTCATCTTGTCTATAGCAAATCTCATTGCAGAAAATCTGGTGATCTTATTTTGTCTCTTTCTGATTTGTTTCAGAATGTTGGTAATCATTTTGAGACATGGAATGTTGGTATTCTTGGTCCAGTGACACTGGAAGGTCTTAATGAAGGAAGGATAGATCTTACATCTCAGAAATGGACTTACCAGGTTTTTCAAATGTGCACAACTTAGTTTCTTCCTAGGacttgcaagttagcaagtttcatgtgtgtgtgtgtttgcagATTGGTCTGAGAGGTGAATCTTTGAATCTTCACACAATTAGTGGCAGTTCTTCAGTTGAGTGGGGAGGTGCATCTATAAATCAGCCCTTGACTTGGTACAAGGTTAGTGTACCGCAGACCGCAGACGAACTTGCAATGCGGAAAGATAATCTCCTAAAGTGCATTTTCCTGTCATCAGCTTCTTCATGATTAACATTGTGTTAATCTTTGTCATCTTCCAGGCTTTCTTCAATGCTCCAGCTGGGAATGAGCCATTGGCATTAGATATGAGTAGCATGGGTAAAGGTGAAGCGTGGATCAATGGACAGAGCATTGGTCGCTACTGGCCTGCCTACAAAGCATATGGTTCTTGTGGTGGTTGTGATTACCATGGCACATACAGTGAGAAGAAATGCCAAACTAAATGTGGAGAGTCTACACAAAAATGGTAAGAGATCGGCACTCTTCTCTACCTGATCAAGTATCCGGTTTATGAACATCTAAAATTATGCAAAATCAAGTAAATGACTGAATAGTGATTTCAATCTCAGGTATCATGTTCCTCGCTCCTGGCTAAAACCAACTGGAAACCTTTTGGTTGTGTTTGAAGAGTGGGGTGGTAATCCAACAGGCATCAACCTGGTAAAAAGAACAGCCATATGAACAGGCTTGTTGCTGAAGCTATCTGCAGATAATAGCTGCAGAGGGGTGATTAAgttaaaataaataagataagATAGTATTCTTCTATGTCATCCATAAAACAAAGTTTCATGAGTTATTGTGATTAGTGGAGATGCAGGAACTGCAGCCACTGACAAAGAAGGTATTGCCTGGTTAAGTTTCAACAAGTGTACCTATATTAGCATGTTCAACATGGCTTGTCAATAGTAATATCGGTAACATTTAGCATTATACTGCACATGAGACTCTGAATATAATGTTTGAGTCCATGTGTGGACATATAAGAATTGGTGGTAGCAAACTGTCGGTTTATATTCTGAAGGGGTCAGATTTAAATGTCTACAGAGTTGAATGGTTGGTCTTGTTATTGCAATAACCAAGCATTGCTTTTATACTACTTAAGCTTGTAAGGACTATGATTCATGATATACTACCTTTATCTTTCAATGTGCAATGAATACTGATGCCCGATGGATGTTTCCTACATGCTTGTGCTTCAAAACCATAAACTATGAAGATATTGCTTGAGATGTGCTGCCTGTTTGATATACAGGAAAGCTTGTAAGAATATTAATCCTTTGAAGAGACAATTCTGATGGCATTTACAAAGTTGATATATCAAGATATAGAATTGACctgtttgaaaattattttgttgTGTAGCAGTCCTATATGCATCATACAGTAGCCTTCAAAGAACTATGAGACTTGAACACCACATGGTTTTGGTGGGGTGGTTGGTCAGTAGCCTAACTATCCTCTTAAGGACTAATTAAATGAAATATTAACTATGCTCTGATACACCAAACCAAACAGTGGTTCTCTTTTGGTGGTTGAGTAGTTCAGAGATCAGCAGGCAGTTCAATGATGATAGACAAAGAACAGAAGGGCCCCATGGCTCTTTTCTACTCCttgaaaaatgaaaattttcttgaGGCAACATAATTTGTTGGAGTGGGATGGATGCATTGGATGCTCAGTAGCTTTCAAGGAATCCATGCGACTTGGTTTCTTTTCTATGTCCCTCCAAGAAGATGTTAATTGATGTCCTTGTTGTGGCTCAGAAATTCTGGTAGTGGCTGACCAGCTGGTCTCCAAGTCATTTATCTATCTACTGTCATCCTGGGAGGCAGGCAAGAAGAAGGTTTTCACCAATAAAAATTCTTTTGCAtgttttcttttgcaatgtggagGTGAAGCTGATGTATAAAGATTTAAAAGCCCTTATTTTAGCTGCTTGGAGAATCTCTATTTTTTTGCagaaaaaatttgaaaatgacaAGCAATCAAGCATTGCTGACAAGGATTTGTCAACCACAAAgaagcattaatcatatgtcaTCATAAATTCAGAACTTTGGTACTTTTATTTATTCTTTTCTGAAACAAAGATTAGAAAAACGAAAAAGTGAATTCTATGATAATAATCAGAAAATCTTTAGAAGAGATGATCTGAACATTCTGCTAATTGTCTCattttaagatatcaatttgtcccATTTATGCTCATTTCTGATTCTATTATATCTTTAAACATATCCCGGGTGtagtataaattataatatactgACTCTAAACTTCTAAACTCATAATCTGTAGTTGATGCTATTTTCATAAATCTATCATTACTCACTAGATGAGGGAATCTGTTCTTGTAGCTAAAAGTCAGAATGAGGGTGGAAATAGAGGTAGGCCTTTTGGTCATATGAGTAAGCCTTGTATAGTTTATgccaagtctctctctctctctctctctctctctctctctctctctctctctctattccttATTCCATATCTTGTGCTTCTCCAACTTGTGCTGTCATAGTATCATGCACAACCACTGATCTCTCATCGAGGGATACAATTGCTACACAGTTTTTCCTTATGATTGTGATATAATAGTGAATAAATAGTCATTCTGCTTCAACTTTACATAACTCCAAATCTTGTCACTGTTCCTGGTAACTAAAGTGCTTTTGGAAATTGAGATAATAGGGTTGATTCCTTGCTTAAGAGAATTACTTAGGTCAAATATCTGGCTACAACTTACACAAGGATTTAAATCCAGAATCTCTTTCTGAAATGAAGAAGGATGCTAACTACTAGGCATAGACACAGATCATATTTTACAACTAATCTTTTGTATAAGGTGAAATATAATCTTAGAGTCTGGAAATTGAAATATGGGGAAAATGAAACATGTGAAATATAATGCTCCTCAACCTCCATAACAAGTCATTGCATCAAGCACCAGAATCTAAACTATTTAAACAGAGAACCTGTAATGCATCAGTTTCTTCTTGTGCATACAGTACATCAATATCATCAGCACAAAATATACCAAAAAAAGAGAACTAGCTAAAAGCTAAAGAAAGAGAACTTGCTAAAAGAGAACCATCTCTTCCATTTACTAGATATAATATAAGTTCACTAGAAGCAGATGCTAAAGTATCATTCAGCATTTAAAAAAGGGGTGGCAGTTAAACTGCCAATTACAACTTACAACAACCTAGAACTCAATGAAAAGGTGCAGCATAGTGCCTCTTGGTTCTAAAGTGAAAAAACCAACAGTGGTGAATTGGGATATTAGCAAAGAAGCCATTCAGTGTAACGCTTAACATAATcatgattaatataaataaaatgcaTACTAACATATGGTACAGCCATATTACAGTACCATAGTATCCCAATTTCTTGTGTAACTTCTCTCAGAAGTTACAAGCATTATTTCCCAACTGTAAGGGTTTCAAAGTCCACAAGCAAGATGCATATAATTACATTTTCAATAACTAGAAAGCTTAGGAAATCCTAAAATATATGGCACTGGACAGAAGAACCATTCTTTAGATATTTAAAGTTTCTTCTGCAATAGATGACAGTAATAGAATAATTTGGAAGACATTCATCACTATACTATCATAAATACATAAACTATTATGTATTAATCATTAACTCTCTTGATTTGGTTTCAAACTACTTCTCTGTCCTGGATATATCCTTCATAATTCACAGGAAAACATGAGAAAAATAACTGTCTCAGCAGCCAGGCCAAGTCAAGTTGTCCAAACAATCCTCCAAACCAGTAAATCTCTGCTGCAATTGAATGATATTTGATGCATATAAATTGTATTTGTGATCAACGATTGTGGAACTGAAAGAAGAAAATGCATCTAAGAATTTTACAGAAATGATACCTAGGAGTATCTAAAGTGCCCAAAAAAAGCATTCATCTAACTGGTCTCAATATCACATACATATTCTCGAAAGTTAGTCTGATTCCGTAGAAGGACGGAACTGAATCCATCTTAGAGCCACAGATTATCAATCAACAAGCCCAAATGAGTAACAACTGCATTGGCAATAAAGGTAAAAAATGCAATTGTATGCATATAAGAGTCTCAGATTTCATTGTAGAAAGAAATCTACAAATTTGACAACATTTGTATTCATGATTTCAATATTTTACTGGCAAAACACAAGCATCTACTCTGCTGGGATCCAGATACTTCAGCTGTGTTTGGACAACTAATACTCCGTGATGAAATATACTGGCATCAATATCTAGAAGATGCTGATCTTCTATTTAATTTGGGTATCCCTCTTGAGCTTCTCAAAGCATCTGCATACTTTTTCAGCTCAACTTTCTCAGGAATGTAAGCTTTTTCTTGATCAAGAGGATTCCTTTCACAACTGATTAATGAATGTTCTAAAAAGGATATTTTCATATAATCACAAGATGTTGCACAATCCCTTCTACAAAGCAGGCCTTTTTCCTCCATTTCTTCTTCCAGATAAAGCTCCTGCAACCTTTGAATGTCTAAAGAGAGCCTAGAGTTATCTTGAGAGAAAACATCTTTATTACATTGTCCTTCAACTGTTTGTGCTTCTGTTCCTGCCAATGAATTCACTGCAGCCACTTTCTCTATCATGCATGATGATGAGCTATCATATGAATCCATTCCAATGACATCGTCAAAAGAACAGGTCGAGAAAGATGCTCTTCTTTCGGAACTTCCAGAGCTTGTAGTTTTATCTACGGCTGAAACTTTCTTGCTGTGCTTGCCTTTTCCTAACACTAGCTTCTTAAGTTTGTTAAGAAACTTTGCTTTATTTGAACTACCATGTTTTACCAAGGATGAGTTGTCAATTGATGTATCTTCAGGTTCTCCGGCAGATGCttgtgaagaagaagaataatttgAGTTGACTTCAAAATAATTCGAACTTTTTTCATCAGCACCCAAATTGGCATATTCCAGTATAAGTTGTTTGGCCTTCTTTTTGGATTTAACACTCAAACTCTTGCTAAGATCTCTTGCAAGTGTTTCTTCTGAAGGTAGCTGGTGATTCTTCAGCTCGTACCTTAAGCAAGCATTTACCCATCGAAGATACACTAGCTCCTCAACATCAGTGCACCAATCAATTTGGAGCTGTTCAATCTCCTCCATCAATTTTTCATTCGCCTTCCTGAAGTGGTTGGCTTCCTCCAATGCTTCTGCCTGCAGTGAATTACAATTGGTTTATGCTATCAACATGTGCTTCAAGTAAATAATTAGCAGCAGAAGCATCATAGTGCATGCCAACATGATGCTCAAACAATGGCAACAGATGAAGGGTTTGAACAGGTCAATAGGAGAAGCAACATGAGACAAATTTGGATTATATAAGAATACAAAACCATCTAGTTACAGCAGTTGACAACAGTTACTTGAATATGTTTTTACGGTATGTTAATACATGAACAATTAGCGGGTTTGATGAAGCAAAATAAGCAATGGTTTTGTAGCAGTCTACTCAAAAGGAAGAAGAACAGAGACAGACCTTTGCATCCTCACGAACTGCAGATGCAGTATTTTGTGTGGATTTCAACTTCCTCGCCAAGTCTGAATTCTCCTCTGCCAACCTTGAGTTGATTGTTCTGAGATCCATGGACTCATGTTCCAGTTCCTCCAACTTCTTCAACTTGCTTTTGACCTCTGCATCATTCTCCACATTTTTCTGCTCCCTTTGCTGTAACGAACTGATTCTCTGGTGAAGGGAGACCATTATCTCTTTTTCCTTGTCCCTATCTGATTCCAACTTCTCATCCAAAAGCTTAATATGTTCCCTTGCAGCATCAAGCTCACTAATTGCTTTCGCATAGTCCTCCAGCTGAGCTTGTAGCCTCTGGTTGTCAGCCTGCAAAGACTCAATCTTTAACATGTACAACTTAGCCTCCATCGAACTAATCTTCAATCGATTCACAAGTTCTCTCACAACAGCTTCTTGCCCTTTCAGTCCATGGTAATCCAACAACTGTTGCTCAAGACACCTCTCCCTCTCCTGTAGGGACAAAACCAACTCCTTAAGATTTGTAATCTCTTGCTCCATCATGGCCCTTTCTTGCATCACAGGTTTCTCAGGCATGGTGGTAATTGGGGTGGTTTCCAGGTCCTTCCTTGTCACATCAAATTCTTGCATTACAAGATCGTCAAATCCAGGCAAGAGAAAGCCTGCTTCTTCGCCTGTGGCAGTGATGGCGGTGCCATTGATAATGTCCATCAAATCCTCTTCCTTATAAACATAAAGGCTAAATTAAAACAAAGCAAATTAATGAACATGGCGATAAATAACATAAAGGCTTCCCAAAACTTACAGTTTTCAGGGTGCCGACTTCCTGTTGGAGGCAACCGCCGCTATCCTGCCCACCTGATTTCGACTCTGCAGCAGCTGTTTAAGAAAGGAAAAAGGATAATGGAAATTCATCATCAGATGTAGTCCAAGACAATTTTCTATCACTGGTTTTTATAGCTCACCAATTTCTCACGTCAGACTGACAAAAAATTCAAATCTCGATAAAACCGCAGATGGATGAAAAGAACCTGAGGGCGAGGGCCGACGAGAAGGCGGACGAAGGGAAGGGCGTGGGCGGGGCCGGAGCTGGGACACGACGAAGCCGGCCAAGGAGAGAGCAATGGCGATGCCGACCCTGACGAACATAGGCTTCACGTCCCTCTTTCCTCTCACCACCAACTCCATCTGCTCACCACATCTACGACCGCCATCAGCCGCCGCATTATCTGTCCCCGCGCTCATCTCTCCGCTCCAAGACGCTACCTTTGAACAGGCACCCGCTTCCGCTCCCCTCAAAACGAGAAGGAGAGAGGGAAAGGCGACTCCTCCTTTTGAGTCATCTCCTACACTTCGATCCTACACCTCAGTACTTCTTGAGATTCTCAGCCTCCGAGGCGACGTTGGCGTTTCTTTGGCTTCCGCCGAGGGCGACAGGAAGGTGGAGAACGAAGACCCGAAGTCGTAATGGACTGGCGATCGCCGGAGGGTCTGCTAAGCAGTATTGTTTGCACCCATTTAAACAACTCTTAGCGCTCACCTGCCGGTCTTTGACTAATGAGGCCCGCTTTCACGGCCACAGTCCTCTCCAATCACAAGAAAGGTGGCCGATCAGGTGAGACAATTGAGTGAAGATAGCATATCTGTACATTTTGGGGGACTATATTTTGGCCTCTCGGTGAAGAAAGGTGGGAGCTTTAGACTGACTTCTTCAGTGCTTTGCTTTGTCTTATGGCAAAGCTTGTGTTTTGTGTTAGCTCATGTTTTCTTGTGCTTGCAAAAGCTTTTGTTCCATGCCACATCATCCTATGTTGCTTCCTTTATTGCATAGGATAATGAGAAGACTCCATGCTGTCACATGTTACACGGAAGTTTTCATGATTTGAAGGGCTTTTGAGGggagaaaggaagaagttttcagctCTTCTCCAATGTATAATTCATGTGAATCATTGAATAAATGTGTTACATGTTTAAGGCATTTTTTTAATGTGCTATTCCTCCCCACTTTCCATCAGCGACCTATCAGTATAAGTAGAAGGTTTGTCCGATGTGAGCTggtttgcttgcttgcttgtcgAGACTTATTGATATCATGTAAAATCAGTAATGTAGACTGAGTAATGGAACTAATTAGCTAAACCTCTTTAGTGCTAGATTTTAAAAATCTGTATTGAAATCTTTCtagtgataaaaaataaaatatttaattttatttatcctaatatgaTTGACTTTACTGACGGaagatataggcacatgtataaataacaaaaaagtaataaacaaaatgataatTTCAACAATGATgatggactaattacatattatctcataTAGTTAGACCTATTTAGTATCATGATCTctatgtttaaaaaatatatattaaaaattttatagttataaaaataaaatatttaaccccaTTTATCATAATAGTATCAAATTTACCGACGGAAGATACATCATGTGATTCTGTCTCATTTACCTCCTCTCTCCTCATCGTTTGCGATGCAAATGCCTCACTTACCATCTCGTAGTCGATATTCAGATCGATATCGACAAGGTCGACCATCACGTCATTATCATCGACCATTATCATAACAACCACTATGGTGCCATCATTTGTCATTACTGTTGAATTACCTTTTTGTCCATTATTTTCGTATGATTCATGTGCTATCACGTACTATATCTTTTATCGGTAAAACCATCTACGTTAgaataaatgagattaaatatttcgcTTTCATACCTATagggatttcaatataatttttttaaatttaaggaTTGGTATGCTAAAGAGGTATAACTAcaagggataatatgtaattagcccatcatcatcattgaaattatctttttatctatcgTTTTGGTATCATTCATGCACCCGCTATATCTTTCATCGATAAAATTAACGACGTTAGGAtaaatgaggttaaatattttatttttataattatataatttttaatataatttttaaaatatcgaGACCGAAATACTAAAGAGATCTAATTAgatgggataatatataattagccatgAGTAACGAGCTAAATTTCTAATGTAAAAGCTCATGAGTCTGTTTGAGTTTCATGCAGAATGAACGAGGACTATTCTCTCGGAACCGAAGAAGAAAAATTACTAATTCATATCCTTAACACAAAGGAATGGAATGTAGTTCATTTGTGAGGATTTCATAAGTCTTCTAGTTTCTACAGTCTGTCAATTTGCTTAGGCATGACCTCTGCTTCGTGCTCAATTGGTCCATTGAATCATTGTATGTGTAATGGCACTTCACTAAGATTTGTTTTGTTCCAGAAGAACAACTAAGTAGTGCATGGTTTGAATGTTTATCCCATGGCATGATCATGAATACAAACATTTGAACCCAATTGCCCAAAGGCCTTGATCAAGAGACGTACCAGTTTTTGGCTACCCAGAcatcagaatgaagcagcaaaaaTCCACCTTCCTCATCAGATTCTGATTTGGAGTTTGCAACAGATGACTTGAAAGACTCATCACACTGGTTTTCCTGCCAAGAACCTGATATTGAGTTGCTAGCAGAAGACAAAAAGTATTGGCGCCATGAACTTTTGCAAGAACCTGAGTCAACATAGACTGATACTTTGTGCTTTCAGTGATTTGACCAAATCACCTCTAGAATGCTCAGTGTGATCTCCTTTAGCAGCGTTTAGAAGCATCTGATGTCAACAAATCTATCTCGGTCCAACTGCTAATTCATGTACGTTCTACACTGTGCTTTCAGTGAGATATGTGGATTGATAGCGTAGCAGAATATGCAGTTCAACTTGCCATTAACGAGGCAGAGGAAATCCTCTATTGCTGCAAACGATGGTCAAGTCGAAGATGATGGAATTCTCTGTCATGGCTTCTCAGGATGTAGAAAATTTTGGACACGCCGAGTTGCATGTTATTCAGCTCTTGGAAGACATTTGTATTTCAAGATCTTAACAGGGGAAGGAATGGCTGATTTCATGACGACCGATCATGGAGCAATCACTTCCCTCATGTTGCTCCCTTTGGCGATGACACCGAATCGATGGCTAATGCAGACTAGCAACCTTCGTCGAAACATAACTGATGGCGCACACACACTCTGATACAAAACTGAAAGATCAAAGTGGAAGAAGGCATCCTCATCTTTTTAAAGATCAACTTGATGAGCAGAAGCTACATCTCATCAAGGATGCATCTCCGTTCAAGCATGTTTAAACTGAATATTACTGTAACATAAAAATGCACAATAAACTTATCAGTATCTTTTCAGATAGCCAAAATGAGAGCTCGTAAATAGTCCTTGCAAGTGGACCAGAGACGGAAAGAGATCATTTCTAGCATGGCTGGTCCCTTCACTTCTTTAATTATTCTGTACCAACTCAATCTATTGATGCACTGTACAATCTCTATTTTGATCCAGCTGTAACTCATGATTGCAGCGCATGTTGTATGCTATGCCATCTCTGCTCCTCTAAAAAGTGTATATTAATCATCACATCAAAGTCACTGCAAAAGTTGTTTCATCCCTAGAATTGATCCTGAGATAGAACACATATGAACTGGTGAATTCCTTTCGAAGTCATGGAAGAAGTTGTTTGTGGAAACAAAGAAAGTGCAAATGTTAAGAACTGGTACTGCGTCAACTCTGTTTTCTCAAATAAGAACAATAACAACAAGCTTATTCGACCTCCACTGATCTATAAGCAACATATCCCTATCGACAGTTAAGTAAACACCTTACAACTCGATCAGTAATAGTCACTataattgttttttatttttccctCGCTAGAACAGTTTATTTTGCTCTCGAACACCGCTTACTGAGACATAACACACATGAACCGTTGGGtttcttgctgctgctgctgctgctgccttcaCAGAATGAGGTTGATGCCCTCGACGATGAGGGAGTCTGCAAGCACTTGGTTTGCAGACTCCGATGGGTGTACGCTATCCCAGAACACATACCCGGTGGCGTTAGGGCACGTCCCGATCGAGTGCTGATTGCACAGCAACGACGTCGTCTCCACTGTCCCGGTCCCGCAGCATCCTCTCCTTGCTTCGAAGAACCCTAACAATTCCAATGACAGCAGCACTAATGCAGAGATCCGAGACATGGACGGTCATGATTCAACCAAAGAACACGACGTACCGAAGTCGGAAGGCTTGGTGACAAGGTCATCCAGGGGCTTGTAGATGTCGAAGACCGCGATCTTGAGGTTGGGCAAGTGCTTAGCTAACGAGTTCGTCGCCGCATTTAGCTTCCTGTTATAGTTCTGCGCATCGGAGTTGAGTCTCGTCACGCATCGGTTGCTGCCATGTCCAAAGAGCGTGATCGTTACAGGAAGGCAACCCAGCGGTGGCAATGATGTCACGCCGATCCTTCGAGCACCTAAGCCATACAAATTCTGCGGACAAGGAGGACGACATGAACGACGACTACAGATAGGAAGACGCATCTTTGA
This Musa acuminata AAA Group cultivar baxijiao chromosome BXJ1-2, Cavendish_Baxijiao_AAA, whole genome shotgun sequence DNA region includes the following protein-coding sequences:
- the LOC135607925 gene encoding protein CHUP1, chloroplastic-like → MSAGTDNAAADGGRRCGEQMELVVRGKRDVKPMFVRVGIAIALSLAGFVVSQLRPRPRPSLRPPSRRPSPSAAAESKSGGQDSGGCLQQEVGTLKTEEDLMDIINGTAITATGEEAGFLLPGFDDLVMQEFDVTRKDLETTPITTMPEKPVMQERAMMEQEITNLKELVLSLQERERCLEQQLLDYHGLKGQEAVVRELVNRLKISSMEAKLYMLKIESLQADNQRLQAQLEDYAKAISELDAAREHIKLLDEKLESDRDKEKEIMVSLHQRISSLQQREQKNVENDAEVKSKLKKLEELEHESMDLRTINSRLAEENSDLARKLKSTQNTASAVREDAKAEALEEANHFRKANEKLMEEIEQLQIDWCTDVEELVYLRWVNACLRYELKNHQLPSEETLARDLSKSLSVKSKKKAKQLILEYANLGADEKSSNYFEVNSNYSSSSQASAGEPEDTSIDNSSLVKHGSSNKAKFLNKLKKLVLGKGKHSKKVSAVDKTTSSGSSERRASFSTCSFDDVIGMDSYDSSSSCMIEKVAAVNSLAGTEAQTVEGQCNKDVFSQDNSRLSLDIQRLQELYLEEEMEEKGLLCRRDCATSCDYMKISFLEHSLISCERNPLDQEKAYIPEKVELKKYADALRSSRGIPKLNRRSASSRY